Proteins from one Hyperolius riggenbachi isolate aHypRig1 chromosome 4, aHypRig1.pri, whole genome shotgun sequence genomic window:
- the FAM161A gene encoding protein FAM161A isoform X2: MMAKSHREAVLAAACLQTPVHPHTRAPLPLYERLEEDRQRQAGCRGDRGWDDLISCSEDDGDQPYTTTDCKEWILDLSKIHHSDKEYYMQLERLKDAHVHNMEQLQSMYKNKLHLKGVHSFDPDFKSSFRPAWDHKPPQPDELNTYLLKEDSNWNVSSRSSAASFGEQSDGEDSCDTEASTSAREIIHQMWNGFSVQDYIKDTEPDKLTYKRKSNKSKSKEWSHRVTIPEPFEMTVRESKKKEISVKSKSEIELENNLLKKRLEEEAECQKKFRANPVPASVYLPLYQEIVERNEERRRFVKERSKEILLASQKPFQFIERDERKKELQKMQLAELQDSLQNFKHFKARPVPKSVYDTSANERRKEEELYRDIRIHMRSQELLYSSSYPTSTLACRSSTKSHKARCYMPEEEREHRPKINKMPNFQLHHKNNQERLSKSKSSKHVTICDPFDLRTDKISSHREKILRDIEADEEHLKEARWPYKSPRSQPQMSSTLLSPRGETPSFSPRFTASSKRREKAIRKSLEERVKKEEEEKRIQARKTQREKILKKRIHRKVKAVHPQRADNLHDKLKDLR; encoded by the exons ATGATGGCGAAGTCTCATCGGGAAGCTGTGCTTGCTGCAGCCTGCCTGCAAACCCCGGTCCACCCGCACACCCGAGCTCCGCTCCCCCTGTACGAAAGGCTGGAAGAGGACAGGCAGCGccaggctggctgcagaggagacCGAGGATGG GATGATCTCATCTCCTGTTCTGAAGATGATGGAGACCAGCCTTACACCACGACAGACTGTAAGGAATGGATTCTGGACCTTTCCAAAATTCATCACTCAGACAAAGAGTATTACATGCAGCTGGAGAGACTGAAGGATGCCCACGTCCATAACATGGAACAGCTGCAAAGCATGTACAAAAATAAACTCCACCTGAAAGGAGTCCACAGTTTCGATCCTGATTTCAAAAGCAGCTTCCG GCCAGCATGGGATCACAAGCCTCCTCAGCCTGATGAATTGAATACTTACTTACTAAAAGAAGATAGCAACTGGAATGTCTCCTCCAGATCATCAGCTGCATCTTTTGGTGAACAGTCGGATGGAGAAGACAGCTGTGACACGGAAGCTTCTACCTCGGCTAGAGAGATAATCCATCAAATGTGGAATGGATTTAGTGTTCAGGACTACATCAAGGACACAGAACCTGACAAGCTCACCTACAAACGTAAAAGTAACAAAAGCAAGTCTAAAGAGTGGTCACATAGGGTCACCATTCCAGAGCCTTTTGAGATGACTGTTAGAGAGTCCAAGAAAAAGGAGATTAGTGTTAAGTCCAAGTCAGAAATTGAGCTGGAGAACAACTTGCTGAAGAAGAGACTGGAGGAGGAAGCAGAATGTCAAAAGAAATTCAGGGCAAACCCAGTTCCAGCTTCTGTGTATCTTCCACTCTACCAAGAGATTGTGGAAAGGAATGAAGAGAGGCGAAGATTTGTAAAAGAAAGAAGCAAGGAGATTCTTTTGGCTTCTCAGAAACCGTTCCAGTTCATTGAAAGAGATGAGCGTAAGAAAGAACTACAAAAGATGCAGCTTGCGGAGCTTCAAGATTCACTCCAGAATTTTAAACACTTCAAAGCAAGACCAGTTCCAAAGTCAGTATATGACACATCTGCCAATGAGAGACGTAAAGAAGAAGAGCTGTACCGAGACATTCGGATTCATATGAGGTCCCAGGAACTCCTGTATAGCTCCTCTTATCCAACCAGCACACTAGCTTGTAGATCTAGCACAAAAAGCCACAAAGCAAGATGTTACATGCCGGAGGAGGAACGTGAGCACAGGCCTAAAATTAACAAGATGCCAAATTTTCAACTTCACCATAAAAATAACCAAGAACGCCTTTCAAAAAGTAAAAGCTCAAAGCATGTGACCATCTGTGATCCCTTTGACCTGCGCACTGACAAGATTTCCTCTCACAGGGAAAAAATTCTTAGGGACATTGAAGCTGATGAAGAACATCTAAAAGAGGCTCGTTGGCCATATAAATCGCCTAGGAGCCAGCCACAGATGAGTTCAACGCTCTTATCTCCACGTGGAGAGACTCCATCTTTCAGTCCCAGGTTCACCGCATCTTCTAAAAGAAGAGAGAAAGCTATTAG GAAGTCTCTTGAAGAAAgagtaaaaaaagaagaagaagaaaaaaggatCCAAGCGAGGAAGACGCAAAGAGAGAAAATATTGAAGAAACGTATACATAGGAAAGTTAAGGCTGTCCATCCACAGCGAGCTGATAACTTGCATGATAAATTAAAAGATCTGAGGTAA
- the FAM161A gene encoding protein FAM161A isoform X1 codes for MMAKSHREAVLAAACLQTPVHPHTRAPLPLYERLEEDRQRQAGCRGDRGWDDLISCSEDDGDQPYTTTDCKEWILDLSKIHHSDKEYYMQLERLKDAHVHNMEQLQSMYKNKLHLKGVHSFDPDFKSSFRPAWDHKPPQPDELNTYLLKEDSNWNVSSRSSAASFGEQSDGEDSCDTEASTSAREIIHQMWNGFSVQDYIKDTEPDKLTYKRKSNKSKSKEWSHRVTIPEPFEMTVRESKKKEISVKSKSEIELENNLLKKRLEEEAECQKKFRANPVPASVYLPLYQEIVERNEERRRFVKERSKEILLASQKPFQFIERDERKKELQKMQLAELQDSLQNFKHFKARPVPKSVYDTSANERRKEEELYRDIRIHMRSQELLYSSSYPTSTLACRSSTKSHKARCYMPEEEREHRPKINKMPNFQLHHKNNQERLSKSKSSKHVTICDPFDLRTDKISSHREKILRDIEADEEHLKEARWPYKSPRSQPQMSSTLLSPRGETPSFSPRFTASSKRREKAIRRNEKQRMEEYLQELDAMKERVSRTPLLLERVRQKKTPVSTDKHYSSLLRDLGLSDDFMRTKRQLARTDAVEHHDSTKEENVIVNDGDDERSSQGTLEAEDLQAYSEDQEDSADEFEEENQEYSSDEDHVESES; via the exons ATGATGGCGAAGTCTCATCGGGAAGCTGTGCTTGCTGCAGCCTGCCTGCAAACCCCGGTCCACCCGCACACCCGAGCTCCGCTCCCCCTGTACGAAAGGCTGGAAGAGGACAGGCAGCGccaggctggctgcagaggagacCGAGGATGG GATGATCTCATCTCCTGTTCTGAAGATGATGGAGACCAGCCTTACACCACGACAGACTGTAAGGAATGGATTCTGGACCTTTCCAAAATTCATCACTCAGACAAAGAGTATTACATGCAGCTGGAGAGACTGAAGGATGCCCACGTCCATAACATGGAACAGCTGCAAAGCATGTACAAAAATAAACTCCACCTGAAAGGAGTCCACAGTTTCGATCCTGATTTCAAAAGCAGCTTCCG GCCAGCATGGGATCACAAGCCTCCTCAGCCTGATGAATTGAATACTTACTTACTAAAAGAAGATAGCAACTGGAATGTCTCCTCCAGATCATCAGCTGCATCTTTTGGTGAACAGTCGGATGGAGAAGACAGCTGTGACACGGAAGCTTCTACCTCGGCTAGAGAGATAATCCATCAAATGTGGAATGGATTTAGTGTTCAGGACTACATCAAGGACACAGAACCTGACAAGCTCACCTACAAACGTAAAAGTAACAAAAGCAAGTCTAAAGAGTGGTCACATAGGGTCACCATTCCAGAGCCTTTTGAGATGACTGTTAGAGAGTCCAAGAAAAAGGAGATTAGTGTTAAGTCCAAGTCAGAAATTGAGCTGGAGAACAACTTGCTGAAGAAGAGACTGGAGGAGGAAGCAGAATGTCAAAAGAAATTCAGGGCAAACCCAGTTCCAGCTTCTGTGTATCTTCCACTCTACCAAGAGATTGTGGAAAGGAATGAAGAGAGGCGAAGATTTGTAAAAGAAAGAAGCAAGGAGATTCTTTTGGCTTCTCAGAAACCGTTCCAGTTCATTGAAAGAGATGAGCGTAAGAAAGAACTACAAAAGATGCAGCTTGCGGAGCTTCAAGATTCACTCCAGAATTTTAAACACTTCAAAGCAAGACCAGTTCCAAAGTCAGTATATGACACATCTGCCAATGAGAGACGTAAAGAAGAAGAGCTGTACCGAGACATTCGGATTCATATGAGGTCCCAGGAACTCCTGTATAGCTCCTCTTATCCAACCAGCACACTAGCTTGTAGATCTAGCACAAAAAGCCACAAAGCAAGATGTTACATGCCGGAGGAGGAACGTGAGCACAGGCCTAAAATTAACAAGATGCCAAATTTTCAACTTCACCATAAAAATAACCAAGAACGCCTTTCAAAAAGTAAAAGCTCAAAGCATGTGACCATCTGTGATCCCTTTGACCTGCGCACTGACAAGATTTCCTCTCACAGGGAAAAAATTCTTAGGGACATTGAAGCTGATGAAGAACATCTAAAAGAGGCTCGTTGGCCATATAAATCGCCTAGGAGCCAGCCACAGATGAGTTCAACGCTCTTATCTCCACGTGGAGAGACTCCATCTTTCAGTCCCAGGTTCACCGCATCTTCTAAAAGAAGAGAGAAAGCTATTAG GAGAAATGAGAAGCAAAGGATGGAGGAGTACCTGCAAGAGTTGGATGCTATGAAGGAGCGAGTGTCTCGAACACCACTGTTACTGGAGAGGGTTAGACAG AAAAAGACTCCTGTAAGTACAGACAAGCATTACTCCAGTTTGCTGAGAGACCTGGGGCTCAGTGATGATTTTATGAGAACAAAGAGACAGCTGGCCAGAACTGATGCTGTGGAGCATCATGACAGCACAAAAGAGGAAAACGTGATTGTAAATGATGGGGATGATGAGCG GAGCTCACAAGGCACGTTGGAAGCAGAAGATTTACAGGCATATagtgaggatcaggaggactctGCTGATGAATTTGAAGAGGAGAATCAAGAATACAGTTCTGATGAAGATCACGTGGAAAGTGAATCCTAA